In a single window of the Hippoglossus hippoglossus isolate fHipHip1 chromosome 7, fHipHip1.pri, whole genome shotgun sequence genome:
- the ythdf1 gene encoding YTH domain-containing family protein 1, protein MSAASIDPQTSKGQDASKAFPVQNGSLHQKDTVHDNDFEPYLTGQSNQNNSYQSMTDPYLSSYYAPSIGFPYPLSEAPWSTGGDPPIPYLTPYAPLNNGDHHFMHDTVFGQPGGLSSSIYPHRFNFFPENPAFSAWGTSGSQGQQTQSSAYGGSYSYPPSSLGGTLVPDGQTGFHSDTLSKAPGMNSLEQGMLGLKIGGDVTGSGSGVKSAGSVIGGGGSVAAAVATGNGGTPIGMPPPKPTSWAAIASKPAKLQQQKAKNKPGPPIPGGAMPPPPIKHSMDIDTWDNKGNAAKMVPPLPPHHHHHHHHHHHQQQHQPQLHSHAPSLLPPLQQSIQSAQSLVQQMTMQGPPPPQQSYQNHNSAPTPQTRWIAPRNRNLCYGGGSLDNCSSNGGGVGNGGGGGGGLLPEPGSESHPVLEKLRAAHSYNPKEFDWNLKNGRVFIIKSYSEDDIHRSIKYSIWCSTEHGNKRLDSAFRGMNSKGPVYLLFSVNGSGHFCGVAEMRSPVDYGTSAGVWAQDKWKGKFDVNWLFVKDVPNSQLRHIRLENNDNKPVTNSRDTQEVPLEKAKQVLKIIAQYKHTTSIFDDFSHYEKKQEEEEVVKKGYEPVPIQSRSRIDQDRQK, encoded by the exons CCTTCCCAGTGCAGAATGGCTCCCTCCACCAGAAAGACACGGTCCATGACAATGACTTTGAGCCCTATCTCACCGGCCAGTCCAACCAG AATAACAGTTATCAGTCCATGACAGACCCTTACCTGTCCAGCTACTATGCCCCCTCCATTGGATTTCCTTACCCTCTCAGTGAAGCTCCTTGGTCCACTGGAGGGGACCCACCCATTCCCTACCTGACACCCTATGCCCCCCTCAACAATGGAGACCATCACTTCATGCACGACACAGTGTTTGGGCAGCCGGGGGGGCTCAGCAGCAGTATTTACCCTCACAGGTTTAACTTTTTCCCAGAGAACCCGGCCTTCTCCGCCTGGGGCACCAGTGGTTCTCAGGGCCAGCAGACTCAGAGCTCCGCCTATGGAGGGAGTTACAGCTACCCGCCCAGCTCTCTAGGAGGCACCTTAGTCCCTGATGGGCAGACAGGTTTCCATAGTGACACCCTGAGCAAGGCTCCGGGTATGAACAGCCTAGAGCAGGGCATGCTGGGCCTAAAAATAGGTGGGGATGTGACAGGAAGTGGCTCTGGTGTGAAAAGTGCAGGCTCTGTGATCGGTGGAGGTGGCAGTGTAGCTGCAGCTGTTGCCACGGGCAACGGAGGCACACCAATCGGAATGCCCCCTCCGAAACCTACATCGTGGGCTGCTATAGCGAGTAAACCTGCCAAGCTGCAGCAACAAAAGGCCAAGAACAAGCCTGGCCCACCCATCCCTGGAGGAGCTATGCCTCCACCCCCCATCAAACACAGCATGGACATTGATACATGGGATAATAAAGGGAATGCAGCCAAGATGGTCCCTCCTttgcccccccaccaccatcaccatcaccaccaccaccaccaccaacagcAGCACCAGCCACAGCTTCACTCCCATGCTCCCAgtctccttcctccccttcaACAATCCATACAGTCTGCCCAGTCCCTTGTGCAGCAGATGACCATGCAgggtcctccacctcctcagcaGTCTTACCAGAACCACAACTCCGCTCCAACACCTCAAACCCGCTGGATAGCCCCACGCAACCGCAATTTGTGCTATGGTGGTGGAAGCTTGGACAACTGCTCCTCTAACGGCGGCGGTGTTGGTAAcggaggtggagggggtgggggtttgCTTCCGGAGCCGGGCTCAGAGTCCCACCCCGTGCTGGAGAAGCTTCGAGCGGCCCACAGCTACAACCCCAAGGAGTTTGACTGGAACCTGAAGAACGGCCGTGTGTTCATCATCAAGAGCTACTCTGAGGACGACATCCACCGCTCCATCAAGTATTCGATCTGGTGCAGCACGGAGCACGGCAACAAGCGCTTGGACTCAGCCTTCAGAGGGATGAACTCTAAAGGTCCCGTCTACTTGTTGTTCAGTGTTAACGGCAGCGGCCATTTCTGCGGTGTGGCGGAGATGCGCTCACCTGTGGACTACGGCACCAGCGCTGGTGTTTGGGCGCAGGACAAGTGGAAGGGCAAGTTTGACGTGAACTGGTTGTTTGTTAAGGATGTGCCTAATAGCCAGCTGCGTCACATTCGCCTggaaaacaatgacaacaagCCAGTCACCAACTCGCGTGACACTCAAGAGGTTCCTCTGGAGAAAGCCAAGCAGGTGCTCAAGATTATTGcccagtacaaacacaccaCCTCCATCTTTGATGACTTCTCCCACTatgagaagaagcaggaggaggaggaggtggtgaagaAG gGCTATGAGCCCGTCCCAATTCAGAGCCGATCCCGAATCGATCAG gatCGTCAGAAGTGA
- the LOC117764563 gene encoding solute carrier family 17 member 9-like has translation MADKHTSGDGWSDVSESLLKHKICTNGKCKEDEPVNTILWPRALVRKWMLMLFVGTCLLYCARMAMPICAVSMATTFKWSKIESGLVLGGFFWGYCFTQILGGHASDKVGGERVLFISTGLWALVTVLTPVLARLSSHTLALMTLARFLMGLLQGVFFPSLASICSQRVVKEERGFLMSIMHSGSYLGTLLAGGMGSIMVDQYGWPSMFYCIGFLSSLWASLVWQCFLKGEVIPKPLETHYRRSRHTQWNLSQMLRLFKKPPVWSMCFAHMCAASTSNTLLSWLPTYFKESFPDATDWAYNVIPWLVAIPSALSGAYMSDFLISQGYSISSVRKTMQFCAMGGSSVFIMLLTGEAFTSFTSALIFVSVAVGLSTFTSCGVSVNVQDLTPSCAGAFFGFMNMLGAFMGLVLVSLSGYLIEVTLSWASVFSLISFVNTMGLVVFLLFGDARRVDLEYSSQVSVI, from the exons ATGGCTGACAAGCACACATCAGGAGACGGCTGGAGCGATGTCAGTGAATCTCTGCTGAAACACAAGATTTGTACAAACGGCAAATGTAAGGAAGATGAGCCTGTGAACACCATCCTGTGGCCAAG AGCTCTGGTACGAAAATGGATGCTGATGCTGTTTGTTGGCACCTGCCTCCTGTACTGTGCCAGGATGGCCATGCCGATCTGTGCCGTGTCGATGGCCACCACTTTCAAATGGAGCAAGATCGAGTCGGGACTGGTCCTGGGTGGATTCTTCTGGGGCTACTGTTTCACACAGATCCTGGGGGGACATGCCAGTGACAA AGTGGGAGGAGAGCGCGTCCTGTTCATCTCTACGGGCCTGTGGGCTCTGGTCACTGTTCTCACTCCTGTTCTGGCTCGGCTCAGCTCTCACACCCTCGCTCTCATGACCCTGGCCAGATTCCTCATGGGACTTCTGCAGG GTGTTTTCTTTCCGTCTCTGGCCAGCATTTGCTCACAGCGTGTCGTGAAAGAGGAGCGAGGCTTTCTAATGAGCATTATGCACAGCGGTAGTTATCTTGG AACGTTGCTGGCAGGTGGAATGGGATCCATCATGGTGGACCAGTACGGCTGGCCTAGCATGTTCTACTGCATTGGTTTCCTGTCCTCACTGTGGGCTTCCCTCGTTTggcagtgttttttaaaag GTGAGGTTATCCCCAAGCCCCTGGAAACTCACTATAGACGGAGTCGTCACACACAATGGAACCTGTCCCAGATGCTGCGTCTGTTCAAGAAGCCTCCTGTCTG GTCCATGTGCTTCGCTCACATGTGCGCAGCCAGCACCTCCAACACGTTATTGTCGTGGCTGCCAACGTACTTCAAGGAATCCTTTCCAGATGCCACA GACTGGGCGTACAATGTAATTCCGTGGCTTGTTGCAATCCCCTCAGCTTTAAGTGGGGCATACATGTCAGACTTTCTCATCAGTCAAG GTTATAGTATATCATCTGTGAGAAAGACAATGCAG TTCTGTGCCATGGGCGGTTCCAGTGTGTTTATAATGCTCCTGACGGGAGAAGCGTTTACCTCATTCACCTCTGCATTGATCTTTGTCTCTGTGGCTGTGGGTTTATCCACCTTCACCAGCTG CGGTGTGTCTGTGAACGTGCAGGACCTCACTCCGTCATGTGCTGGTGCTTTCTTTG GTTTTATGAATATGTTGGGTGCTTTTATGG GGCTGGTGCTGGTCTCCTTGTCGGGCTACCTGATTGAGGTCACCCTGTCGTGGGCCTCCGTGTTCTCCCTCATCAGTTTTGTGAACACCATGGGTCTTGTGGTCTTCCTCCTATTTGGAGATGCTCGACGTGTCGACCTGGAATATTCCAGTCAGGTCTCTGTGATTTGA